A genomic segment from Labrus bergylta chromosome 3, fLabBer1.1, whole genome shotgun sequence encodes:
- the c3h15orf48 gene encoding normal mucosa of esophagus-specific gene 1 protein has product MGGFFQMLMKKKELIPLIGFMAFAATGATSAAIYFLLTKPDVILNKTKNPEPWERLDPSKPQKLITINQKWKPVEELELVKSLYK; this is encoded by the exons atgggTGGTTTTTTCCAAATGTTAATGAAGAAAAAGGAG CTGATCCCTCTGATTGGGTTCATGGCTTTTGCCGCGACAGGAGCCACTTCCGCTGCAATCTACTTTCTGCTGACTAAACCTGATGTTAT TTTGAATAAGACCAAAAACCCAGAACCATGGGAGAGACTGGACCCATCAAAACCCCAAAAG CTCATCACCATCAATCAGAAGTGGAAACCAGTGGAGGAGCTGGAGTTGGTGAAGAGTCTCTACAAGTGA